ACAAATGACAAATGACAAATGACAAATGACAACTTACTGCCACAGATGGCAGAAATCTGGCAGCAGACTCTCAACTGGCAACCAACTGTCCAACAGCAGGAGCAATTTCAGCGGCTTTATGAATTAATTTTGGAAGGCAACCTTCAACTGAATTTAACTCGCATAACCGACCCTTTAGAGTTTTGGGAAAAACATCTCTGGGATTCTCTGCGGGGAATTACCACACAAATGCAATTTATACCCTCTCTACAAGCAGGTGCATCTGTGATTGATATTGGCACGGGTGCGGGTTTTCCAGGTATTCCGGTAGCACTGGCTGTACCGAATTGCACAGTTACTCTTCTGGATTCTACTCGCAAGAAAATTACTTTTCTTGACAAAGTTTTGACAGAACTTACTCTGACTAATACCAAAACTCTTATTGGCAGAGCTGAAGAAATTGGTCAGCAACTCCAGCAACGACAAACCTATGATATTGCCTTAATCCGTGCTGTGGGGACAGCATCTGTCTGTGCAGAATATGCCTTACCATTACTCAAACAAAGTGGTTTAGCGATAATTTATCGTGGTAATTGGACAGAGAATGAAACAACAGCTTTAGAAAATGCTGTTAACCAACTGGGTGGCGTCATTGAATCAATAGAAGCATTTACCACACCCCTAAGTGAAAGCATTCGTCATTGCCTGTACTTGCGAAAAGTAGCACCCACATCAGCTAGCTTTCCTCGTACTGTTGGTTTACCCAGCCAAAAGCCACTCTAACCCTCCTTCTGTCACTTTCTGGAGTAAGCAAGTAGTAAATAAACTAAACTATCCCGAAGCAGAAGAGGGTTTAAATTGATTCATTGCACTAAATTAAATGATTAAATTCCAGTAATAAATCGGAGTTGGGAAAAATATCTCGTCGGGGATAAGTCAACCAAAATAATAAGAGCGGTTGGAGAATTAGAGGAAGATTATTTAAAGTATTCTTCCATCCATCTTCATGGATCAATTGTTTATGATTAGAAAAATTAACAGAACTATTTTCTTTTACCTCTATTTCAATTTAACGAGATTGGTTTAAAGATAAACAACTCTTTATACTCTGCACAATATGCATCTATGATTGCAACTGTTGAGTGTGCATCTCTTGCCAATGCTTCAGGATTTGTAATTTGACCTCCATTGCTCTACTTACCTTGTAGAGTTTTATCTTTTGATTCTTTTATTCTTAATATCCGCAAAGTAACAGAAGAGGGATTTTCCAGGTAAATATAATGATACTGTATCTCTGATATAATTAATTTCCAGTGGTTTTACTGCGCTCAAAGTATCTTGAACTAAGTATAAACAGAATATACAGTTTCACTTGTTTAATACTTTATGTTTATGAAGAGCTTTGGTAGCGTAGTAGCAGTGTTTGCATTTTCGTTTAGCGGTACAGCGATAGCTGAGACGATGAATAACTTTATTTATGTTCAAGTAGGAGCGGATACCAGCGGAAATCCGATTGCACTTGATTTATCATCTATTAAAGGAACCGAGTATAACCTCTTACACAAACATGGCGGCGACACATTACAAACAACTCTTCATGCTTCCTGTGGTGAAGGTAGGTTATTTTCAACAAGAGTTTCTCTTTACACGTTAACTGGGCAATTAACTAGTGATGATAAAACAGTACGGGAGATTTTTCCTAAACCTGGAACTGCTGAACATGATGCTATGGAGATTGTTTGCCAAGGAGCAGGTATAAACCCTAATTACTTAAGTCAAGACCCAGGATCTAAGTCAATTCTAAATCATTAAGTGTATATACTAAGTGAAGAAAGAGAAAATTATCTCTAAGGGATAGTACCAGAATAATAGAATATTTGAATTACAAACATTTGTACTAACTCAAGAAAAATCTAAAAATTCCCCTAGCAAAAGCCAGGGGAATTTTTGTTTTTGAGTTTTTTATTTTAAAAAGCACACTTACCATGTAAGCGTTGCTATCTTCCCTTGACTCCTTTTTTTAAGTGGTCGTGAGTGGATGAATCAAGCCTGAGTAAACTACGCATAGCTAGCTCTAAATCCTCTTCTTTAACTAAGGACTCTCCCATTAGAACTGCATGTGTACCAACCTCAGCGACAAGAGATAAATCAGCAGGTGTATACAATCCACATTCACTGACAACGAGAATACCTAAGCTTTGCAGTTGCGATCGCCTAGCTGTAAGTAGTTCCTGAGTAGTGCTAATATCAATACTAAAATCTTCTAAACTGCGGTTATTAATTCCTATTAAACGTATGTCGTCAAATTTTAGCACTCGATCCAGTTCAGCTAAACTATGAACTTCTATTAAAGCATTCATCCCCAAGTAGTGGATAACTCGCAAAAAGTTTTGGAGTTCTCGATCTGAAAGTATTGCTGCTATCAAAAGTACCGCATCTGCACCAGCCGCGCGTGCTAAATAAATTTGGCAGGGGTCTAAAATGAAGTCTTTGCACAGTAAAGGCAATGGTATGCGGTAGCGAATAGCACGCAGATGATCAAAACCGCCTTGGAAAAACTTTTTGTCGGTGACAACCGAGATACAAGTTGCGCCACCTCGTTCATAGGCTTTGGCGATCGCTATTGGCTCAAAGTCTGCTTTGATAAGTCCATGAGTTAGAGAGGCTTTCTTCACCTCTGCAATGATGCACGGTCGGTAAGGACTTTGTTGCAAAGCAGTTAAAAAATCGCGCACGGTTGGAGCAGCAGTTAACTGGCGTTGCAAAGAAGCAAAAGACATCTCTTGCTGGATTTGGGCAACTTCATACTTTTTGTGCCACACTATCTCTCTGATAATGGGTTGCAAACGACTATTAGGAGTAGTGGCTGAGTAAGTCATAAGCTGCTAAAGATGGAGAGATGGGATGACAAAAAGAGGAGCGGGGGAGTGAAAGAGTCAGAGAGTGGGGGAAAAGAAATAACTACTGTCTTCTGAATTCTGAAATCTGCTGTAATTACAGCGAGTTTCAAGGAAGGTGAAGTAC
This region of Nostoc sp. UHCC 0302 genomic DNA includes:
- the rsmG gene encoding 16S rRNA (guanine(527)-N(7))-methyltransferase RsmG; translated protein: MTNDNLLPQMAEIWQQTLNWQPTVQQQEQFQRLYELILEGNLQLNLTRITDPLEFWEKHLWDSLRGITTQMQFIPSLQAGASVIDIGTGAGFPGIPVALAVPNCTVTLLDSTRKKITFLDKVLTELTLTNTKTLIGRAEEIGQQLQQRQTYDIALIRAVGTASVCAEYALPLLKQSGLAIIYRGNWTENETTALENAVNQLGGVIESIEAFTTPLSESIRHCLYLRKVAPTSASFPRTVGLPSQKPL
- the trpC gene encoding indole-3-glycerol phosphate synthase TrpC, which gives rise to MTYSATTPNSRLQPIIREIVWHKKYEVAQIQQEMSFASLQRQLTAAPTVRDFLTALQQSPYRPCIIAEVKKASLTHGLIKADFEPIAIAKAYERGGATCISVVTDKKFFQGGFDHLRAIRYRIPLPLLCKDFILDPCQIYLARAAGADAVLLIAAILSDRELQNFLRVIHYLGMNALIEVHSLAELDRVLKFDDIRLIGINNRSLEDFSIDISTTQELLTARRSQLQSLGILVVSECGLYTPADLSLVAEVGTHAVLMGESLVKEEDLELAMRSLLRLDSSTHDHLKKGVKGR